A genomic stretch from Primulina huaijiensis isolate GDHJ02 chromosome 14, ASM1229523v2, whole genome shotgun sequence includes:
- the LOC140956437 gene encoding uncharacterized protein: protein MDRVNSSGSDLDLDLDLESGEATSEEDVRKDTVMNGQDVKNLTGRIRCENLRVESPYGSTNCSDSSSSYDKLLNSDEISANGEEAQCRRFREDKTSDKEKSKKKNLAKPPKPPRPPRGPSLDASDMKLLKEISELNLKRKRMERIRTLKKMKKEKASSSISNLFALLVTVIFLLVIVFQGLLGSRA from the coding sequence ATGGACAGGGTGAACTCGAGTGGGAGTGATTTAGACCTGGACCTTGATTTGGAGAGTGGAGAAGCAACAAGTGAGGAAGATGTACGCAAAGACACTGTTATGAATGGTCAAGATGTGAAGAATCTGACAGGAAGGATAAGGTGTGAGAATCTTAGAGTGGAATCGCCTTATGGATCTACTAACTGTAGTGATAGTTCTAGTTCCTAtgacaaattattaaattcagaTGAGATTTCTGCCAACGGGGAAGAGGCACAATGCCGTAGGTTTAGGGAAGACAAGACTTCGGATAAGGAAAAGTCAAAGAAGAAGAATCTTGCAAAGCCTCCAAAGCCACCAAGACCTCCTAGAGGTCCCTCATTGGATGCTTCTGATATGAAGTTGCTGAAAGAAATCTCTGAGCTTAACTTAAAACGTAAAAGAATGGAAAGAATCAGGACcttgaagaaaatgaaaaaggaGAAGGCATCTTCGTCGATTAGTAATCTTTTTGCCTTGTTGGTTACTGTGATATTCCTTTTGGTGATTGTATTTCAAG
- the LOC140957834 gene encoding uncharacterized protein — MLVTLEFGKRSDIMPPRRAPVHENQAENSVNRRGNSPRNAPTPPPPPPGDPATRALEGMARLFEQQLQQQQLQQQQLQLQLQQMQQQHQEQPPRPPRDVYDQFRRLAPKEFSGTTNLFAAEGWIRSLEVHLRYLDKGDADRVRCTTYLFRDDASLWWEGAEHGVDLAILTWAQFKTKFYEKYFTPDARSRIKREFMALRRGDVTVAEFVKKFDGGCHFVPLIARDAEEKMRHFMDGLRPTIRDKVMIMRPRVYATAVTFAYQAEQSLRDINFELQRKRQQYQNNNQPNKKPYTGPPRPQGPQKPQGQVNKPAPPKSQNPGAPKPAERQPCKQCNRLHLGKCELGTYKCFYCKEAGHRAIDFPKRKAVATARAYVMNAKEAEGEADSTLITGGTEGVLDG; from the exons atgttggttacgttagaatttggaaaacgttcagatataatgcctcccagacgtgcaCCCGTTCATGAAAATCAAGCTGAGAACAGTGTTAATCGCCGTGGGAACAGTCCAAGAAATGCACCAACACCACCACCCCCTCCTCCAGGGGATCCTGCTACACGTGCATTGGAGGGTATGGCTcgtctctttgagcaacaattacagcagcagcagctacagcagcaacagttgcagctgcagttacagcagatgcagcagcagcatcaAGAGCAGCCACCTAGGCCACCACGCGAcgtttatgatcagttccggaggctagcgccgaaggaattttctggcactaccaaTCTTTTTGCTGcggagggttggattcgatcaCTTGAGGTGCATCTTCGCTACCTTGATAAGGGAGACGCGGACCGAGTGAGATGTACcacttatctgtttagggatgacgcttctttatggtgggaaggagccgagcacgGTGTTGACCTTGCCATACTCACTTGGGCTCAGTTCAAGACGAAGTTTTATGAGAAATATTTCACTCCGGATGCTAGAAGCCGAATAAAGAGGGAGTTTATGGCTCTTCGTCGGGGAGATGTcactgttgctgaatttgtgaagaagtttgatgggggttgccattttgtgccccttattgccagggatgcggaagaaaagatgaggcactttatggatggccttcgacctaccattcgggataaggTCATGATTATGCGTCCGAGGGTCTATGCTACTGCAGTTACATTTGCATACCAGGCTGAGCAATCCTTGAGGGACATTAACTTTGAgctacagcgcaagaggcaacaatatcagaataataatcagcctaacaagaaaccatatacgggtcctcctagacctcaggggcctcaaaagccccaaggtcaagtcaataAGCCAGCACCACCAAAGTCACAGAATCcaggagcaccaaagcctgctgagagGCAACCTTGCAAACAGTGCAACCGTCTTCATCTTGGCAAATGCGAGTTGGGAACTTATAAATgcttctactgcaaggaggctGGGCACAGAGCTATTGATTtcccaaagaggaaagcagtTGCTACGgcccgagcttatgttatgaacgCCAAGGAAGCTGAAGGAGAGGCAGACAGTACgctcatcacgg gtggtaCTGAAGGGGTTCTTGACGGGTGA